TTTCGTTTGGAATAGGACCATATCAGCTATAGAAGGAAAAGTTGACAGAAAATACATCTTAGAGGACTTGGCTTTTTTTCCTGCAAGGTAATTATAGTCACCAAGACACCTATGGTGTCATGCAATGAATCAATGTGCCTCACTCATCTAAGTGGAGGTGGTGTTCTTTTCTAAAATTATCAACTTGCAGTATTGATCacaatatctacatgtaatccAGAATCTTGTGTCATCAGACTGATGAAAGACAAACGTTAATTTGCATGTCACATgtcatttttaatttttttccctcAGGAATGCTGATCTTATTGTAGAAGTTGCACATCCTGTCATTACTGAAGAATTTGGGCCTAAATTTCTTCAAGCTGCTGACTTTATGGTAGGCAGAGATGAATCTTACTGTCTCATGTTGTTTATTAGGTATAATTCAAAGTCACCTCATTTTACATTGACCAAAGAACACAGCCAATCTTACTGTTAAAATAGGCATAACACCTTTCCTTTTTTGCTTTGAAATAATCTCTTTACTCGAAATAATATCACACAAGGCCAAAAGTCCTTACCAATACTGTTGTCATCTGTGTTTTAACTTTTCTTATGCTGTTATTTTCTTTGATAGTTTctatattttgtttttcatctaGGTTGGTTCTCCGACAGCATTGGCCAAACAGGAATTAGAGGACAGTCTCTGTGTTGCTGCAAAGGATCATGGTCTTTACATTCCCAGTGGGGCATTCTGGGGCGGAGATGACATACAGAAGATGGCGGACAGAGGCACCCTCCAGGTAGGGACGTGACCACTGCTGGCTCATGTACTAGGCCTCATTCTTGGTGAATATATGGTATCCTCCCATGTGTACACTCAATACAATCAATAACTTATAACTTCACTAGTTGCTGTTGCAAAGCATGACTACCAAGTGAAGGCTACGACAACGGTCCTAAGCAGGATTCACTGCGAGTATTGCACTCTACAGAAGATCCTGTGTGGGTTGTTATCATGACCATCTTTGAGGAAGGTAGTGACATGAATTGAAGCCGTTAGTTTGATAACTTTCTTATTTCTAGGCGCTGAAAGTGACAATGACAAAACATCCAATCTCTTTTAAACTGAGTGGCGATCTCAAGGCAAAGAATGAGCAAGTCAGTGACAAACCTGTTACATTATATGATGGTAAGAGCTATTGAAGATGAATCAGAAAAAATTCCTGTAAAATGTTCCTGCAAACAGTAACTGTCTTGAGGTGGTCCCATTACTGACCTCTAAATTTTGCCCGAAAACTGTCAGTTTTAGAAAGGAGTCCTCAATATATCTTCTTTATCTTCCCCAACATAAGAAAAACATTCTGTGTATGAATTATGATGCTTTCTTTCAGGACCTGTGCGTGCTCTCTGCCCCCTTGCTCCCAATAATGTTAACACAATGGCAGCAGCATCTATAGCAGCTCATAACCTTGGATTCGATCGAGTTCAGGGTTGTATTGTTTCTGATCCAGGGTGAGTACCATGACTGTCAGTTACATCCTGCATAAAATCATATATAGAAGATTCAACCAATAAAACCTGTACTATTGTATGATGGTGTCTCTTTCAGACCAAACTAGGGCACTTTGCACACTGTTCTCGCCCTACGCTGCCTCATTTCTAGTTTGAAATGTGTGTTAGGCTAGGTTTGGGTATAATTCATGTTCATACTTGTCTAAGAAGTCACCTCCAGTGTTTTATTGATCCAGGTTAACAGACTGGCATATTGTTGAAATAGATGCCTGGGGTCCTGGAAACATTGAGGAAGGGACTGCTTTCCATGTCCACACAGTCAGAAAGAACCCGGCAAAAGTTGGTAATGTCACTGGAAGTGCAACCTATGCCTCATTTGCCAGCAGCTTGAAACGTAAGTCTAAACATAATCCTGACTTACACACACTCAATAAACACTTTGTTAGGATTCAGTGTCTGGGTTTCAGCACCAGGTTCTTATGCAGTGTGTTCTTTCTGTGTTCGAATTGATTGCATCCCACTACACTCCAGCTGATATTATAACATCCAAACgtattctttttttcaggtgCTTTTGGCCAAGGTCCTGGAGTTCATCTCTGCTGACCCACCAGCTTCAAATGTGCACGCCATCACCTTTGCAAAGCTGTCGAAGTTGAGCAAGTAACAGAAGGAGAGTTGTCCATCTTTGCTGCTACGGTGCAGATAAAGTATTTTTGGACCAGCCCTTTATTGTACGAGACTGTAGATGACGATGTGTTAGAGATCAACACAAGGGACAGGCCAAGGCTCGATCAGCTATGACAGACTTATGACCAGGTGTTATGAAACTGGCTATTTTGTAGACCATGGTGTGTGGAGATTAACACTATGGACAGGCCAAGGCCCAGTCAGCTACTACAGACTTTAGACTAACTGTATTGAAACTGGCTAATTTGGATGTGATCGCTAAATCCAGTACTTatttcattttacattttacaatgTAAACTTGTGTGATGAAGCCACGATTGTTTCCAGGAACTGTAGATTACCTGAGTTGGAAATGATCAGTTAGGGCCTATGACGCACTAAGTCATTTTAAGGATGTGACTGTGTCTCTTCCATTTAGAGAAGAGCGAAGGAGGCTGAATGTACCCTAGCTTCCCTACATTTTCTGCCTTTATTAGTAAATTCTGCTGTCTTTCAGGCATGAATATTTTATATTCGTGAGGTGTTTTCTCACGGCAGATTGCTCAGTCAGTGAAGAATTGTATGAATTCATTTCTATTGATAGTCGTATTCTAATAAATCTTTTTCACTCTCCATTCGGGtatctttgttttgtcatccCCTTGCAGTCCTGGTGTCTTGCCTAAGAAAACCAGGTTGTGTCACTACTCATTACCTTGGCAATGCTTTTCTGCAGAAAACCAAATTGTGTCTCTCAAGTCATTATCTCATTGTGGTGTCCGTCCATTATCTGCAGTCTCAACCATCGACTTTATCCTATCAATGCAGCTGGAATTGAGCAGAGCCCATGTCCTTGCCTTCGAAGACCAGATTGTGTTATGGTTCTATGGTATAACCAGTGGGTATGCCTCAGAACACCAAGTGTGTTTAGGCTCTGTACTGTCCGATGTTGTCACCCACCACCATTTGCGATGTGACATCGTTCTGCCATTACATCCCCGAAAATCATGTTCATAGACCAGGTTGTGATTTCTCTGTCCCAGCATTTTGGCTTCTTACAGGACATGTCCAATTCAGAAAAGGAAGACAAACTAAGTCCTTTTTGTAGTTAACCAATAGTCTTTATTAAGAGCCAGGAAATATAAACAGCAGCACCGAATCTAGAATTATTACATGTGTACTAGTATTTCAAGCATTCCATCATGCAATGATAATACAGTCGAGCGATGAATGCATGTTTACCCAGCAAATGCTGAATAATTTAAGTCATCATAATAATATCAGAACTGGAAGAAGAACTGAACTGGAGCTGGAACTAGATCAGAAGTGGAACAGTGCTACACTTTCTTTAGAACACACAGAGCCCCGTAGTCAGTCCACTACATGGCAAACACCTGAATAGACCTATTGCCATTTTGTCTACAGATTTGGCACTTTCTCTAGCAAGAACAAGCTGAAGCACATTTGAGTCCAAAGCAATCTGATTGCAAATATTCATCAGAAAGTGTTTCAGATATTGATTTAGTAATCTTTTAAATAAAACTTCCTCTTTTCAAGTTGGATGTTGCATAACAGGCACATCCCCTGTAACTGAGTTTGATAAATGTAAGCTGTCATGCAATCTCTAACAAATTAATAGGAAAAAGAACTGTTTCAAATACGTTCTAAGAGTTGAAATAAATAGGCAAGTAAAACGTTTCTTAACTTTTGCATCCATATTTATTGATTAAGAGTCATTAACGAGTTTTGAGTTATAAATGCATCTGCTCTCCTGTTTAAACCACTTCTCCAAAAGGTTCCCTCATTTGTTTACAGTTTTTCGTCTCCTTCCTCCATCTCTTTTAAGTTTAGCATCTCAATCTGTCCTTTTCCTTTAGTCTCTGCCTGGATGAGGTCATTGATTTCACGGAAACATCCAGGGTCAATCAGGAGCACCTAAAAACCAAAACCAGAGCCTCAATAAACTTCGGAAAATTTCATTATTCCCATCTATCTGTTATTCAATTTGAAATACTGCAGGGTTAAATCTAATTTTGTTATGTGAAGATACCCCATTTTTGGACAACattagaaattttgaatttggaagACAAAGGAACATACCATTTCCAAGCCTTCATCCATACGTTCTTCCTCCACTTTGCTGGCAATATCTTTCAGTTTTGATTTGAGTTTCTTTATATCTCGGACTGAAGAGAAGAAGAGCGCAAAATGAATCATTTCAACTGAACACCAATATCATTTTTGAAGAATTATgtcaaatgtttttgaaaaactGCGATTGACAAAATACTACTACAGCAGTCATGTTCCCTTGGGAAAGTCAGCCAAGTTGATTCCAGTTCAAAACAATTGCTGTCAAAAAGTTTACCTGGTATTGACACTCGTACTCTCATCTGGGCTCGTTGGATTTCAAAGGTTTctgtttctttcaatttcttgatTACTTCCAAGGCCTGAAGAACAAGATGACTCAAGTGTAAAAGTTATTGAGAATGACATATGCTTTATTTGTAAAGTATTGTCAAAACACCAAATGACTCAAAAGACATTTTTCTTGTTACATCTATAGATAGGTAATAAATTGTGAAATTTCTCCCCAAAGTCTAACGTACCTGTTGTTTTGTGCTCTTGGTGGGTTTGACTGAATAGTGGATGTCTTTCATGGCACGCTCAATTAGAGTTACAGTATAAGGTCGTTTATTTTCTGGATTCACACACATGTTAGCAACTATGGTGGCAATATCTCGAAACATGGATTCCAGCTGCTGTTGACGTTCCTTTTCTGTGACTTGTAACTCTCCCTTTGCCAAAATCTGAAATGCGAATTGGATCAAAGGTatcaaaagtaaaaatatattcaTCCTTCTTCTTAAAAGTTAAAACTGCATTCAGAATCTTTGAGATGCAGTCTAAACAGTCAGTCAGATTTCAGTAAGAAATAAGCTGTCCTAGAGTTCCCCCCAAAGAGCTCCACAGCTTTGcagtcagggtggtgtcctgtGGCCAGTATTCCTATCTATTCTTCAGATATACAACCAACATTACACACTGCAGGGCTAACTCCATCATCCCAGTCTTAATACACACCTGAAGACATATTTCTTTCTGGTTATCTGTACCAAATGCTCGTTTCAAATCATCTGATTTTGCACCTTGGCCCTTGGACACATTCATGAAAACAGCTGGTGTTTGAAGAACTTCATCAATGTCTTTCTCACTGAAAAAAGTACAACATTAATAAATACTTTCAGTTTCAAATAAATGTCAGGTGAATGAATTTATGAAATGAAGGGCTTTATTAAAGTGTAATCAACAGTTTGACTGGTGTGATCTACCTCTAAGAACTAACCTGTCAGATGGTATAATAAAAATGAGAAACAATTTATCTCTAATCTGAAGACCAGCAGACAAAGATCACAGCAAAGCTAAAAGGTGGGCGTCGCCTCATGCATGGTTGGTCTTGCCTCACACTCACTCTCAATCATCTCTGCTCTGCCAGTGCCACGCCTGGGTCTCTGGGAGGGATTTGTCTATCTTATGATCTTGCAGGATGAATCATCTATAAACTATAGACTTTGGCGACTCCTTTTACGAGAATGGGCTAAACGACAAGATGTCAATTTGACCATTACCTACACTTTATTGCGCCATGGCATCACTTTATTTGGATAGCAGGCAATCTCAAATCTCTTCCCAGCTTTTTTCATCCGGACTACAGCTACATTCGTCAGCCGTTTCTGATTCGTTGGAGTAAATATATTCGACATGGCCAACTTTGTATAGTACTTTACGACAAGGAAAACGTAACTGTGAAagtcaaagttgaaaatgaatTGTGATAGCTGAGTTTATTGctgtttttgattgaaaaaattgCAACACACATCGCTTGTTTTGAAAAATAGTCACTTCTACCTCCAAGTGCGTTTTCGCGTTGGAGAGTTTACGAATGTACTTATCCAACAATAGGCAAAACCAGTTTAGGAATGTATTTATCTAGCAGGTGTTTTGCCATATTTTGTAGCTTTGGTCGTTTGCATGGGAATGATTCTGGTAACAAGGGGAGGACCCAGTTGAGGATGCTGCCTGCACTAGGAGAACAACCGATTGTAAAATAGGCATGATATTTACGATGATTTCCGgtagaaggaggaggaggagcatATGGGAAAGATTCTAGCAGCAAAGGAGAGGAATTCGACCAAGTGAACGATTCCTTCTGCGAGAGAAGGAGCACTGGAATAACTCTATTAGCAAGGGGGGAGCATGGGGATGACTTATGACAACATGGGGAGGAGCATGGGGATGATTATTGACCAAGGAAGCACATGGGCTAGGGCATTTCCATCTGAGTTAGAGGTTCCTTCATCAAGTGGAGGAGCATGATAACTCTGGCAGCAAGAGGTGAGGAGCATGGGAATGATCCTTGCAGCAAAGGGGAGCATCCTCATCTACCagaagttttaaaaaaacattatctCAGGACGCAATGGAAAACCCACTACAatgtgcgaagaagtaaacagcgtcaatattttccacattcgccgggactactagttattaTTCTCACTAAAAGGTAGCAGCGTAGATAattgacctgcaacgcacctgCTACGTAAGTGGGGTCAACACCATGAGACTAATGCCGTGGCataaccagacctgatgagattgcagatattGTCACaagcagacctggcgagataacaaatgctgttacacccagagccaagggcgACACGAGCAGATCCACATGTGATAATCCATCTCAATCAAAGCAGACCAACCAATGAACGagctcgatagcaaagattacttcggagcaaACCTCAAACCcgcgtactgtgagatgtgagagacccctattggcgactttgtgtaaatttatcttgcctgcctagctgctgcctatattgtccctttaaatcactTCGCGCAATAAACTATTGGATAAGTACACCCGGacaaacaaaatggcgaacAATCTAGTTCACATCGCGCAATAGCAACCgtaaaaatgttgaaattggcCATGTATAGGAATAGTGATTTAGCTAAAAGTGACACTTGTTTAGCAGATGATGATATAGGGCCTGATCAGAACACGACTAAGGGTAAGGATATCAGTGTGCTCGATCACAGCGATGAGAAAACGATCCATTCGGGACATTTCATGGTGAGCCAGGTTCACCAGGAGCCGGAGTCCGACGAAGATGAAGACAAGACTGCAGCTTCGAAATCGCCGGAGCATGAAGCATTCTCTCCCCCTCGAATAGCTTACGACTTTGTTTCTGCCAGCCATACACCCCAGGAGAGCTATCAGTTCGGGACAGCAGATGAACAGTCTCAAGGAAGGCTGTCCATGATAGATGGTTCTCTAACCAGACTGTTCGAGTGCATGACCTTGGCATACAGGTAGGCCTACGCTGTTTACTTCAAAAATTGTTGTATAGTATCCATGTGAAAACCAACAAAGATCGTGGATGTTGATATTGTTACGTCACGGCATCCCCTCTGTTGAGATACGAGTATGCGCGCGCAGCAAACGGTAATGACATCAGAATGACGTCagtttgtaaacaaaggtatccatACGCATGCTGCATGGCGTGGGCGTGGCAATATCATAATATGATGTTATAAATGAATGCAGTCTAAGCTTAGAAGTAAGACGGTCAACCTGGGGACGCGATTTGTCAGCGTTGTCCCTCTAATACCATGGCATCGCCATTGGTCTTGTAAAAATAAATCAGATGGTGGTTATCAGTCGGCATTGCCACCAGATGGCATTGCCACCAGATGTAATGACGATTGTGATGATCAAGGCTGTGCAGGTGGTTGATTTTTGTATGGCATGTCAACCCCAGTTGCAGACTGTGgtgaaaaaatcaataaaattcttttgaaaatgaaacatgttGACCTACTTCTTGACTGGGAGAATCAATTTCCCCAGCATGCCAAGAATCAAGCAAGCCTTCCAGCTTGCCCAGCTGGCCTGCCCTGGAAAAGGAAACTTATGAATATCAATAATAATGttaaaaaactgtgttgttgtaGCCATCAACAAAGGGGCAATTTGCTTTTGAAGTACCGGTACTGTCATAACATGGGCACCAATGGTCCAATGAAGAAATGCTTTCAATATAAAGGCAGCGTAATGTCTTCAGTGTGTGAAAAACTTCAAGGGCAAGGAGGCAATATTGAAGGTCAACCAGGGTATTGCCTTTCTTGCCTTGGCTCAGGCTTAGCATGAGGCCTGTTCTTCAAAATCTCAATTTTTCACTGATCTTACGTATGTTTATTAGAAAATGAGTTAATGAGTCTCCTGGTGAAATTTAAGGAAGCCATTTACTTGCTGAAACCGTGTTTTCAATTGATGTTCGCAAGAGATCATGTAGGGCATTAAAAACTTGAAATGGGTCAACATACCTCACCATGGCATAAATTTTCTCCTGCTCGTCTCTGTTCAAATgttaccatttcatttcatgtgtATGACTATGATTGCAGCAAGATCACCTCACCACGATGGAAGACTTTCAAAGGGATGAAGTTAAATGTGAAGGACAAAATTCGACTCAACAACATCATCTGGAGGGAATGGCACATGCAGTGTAAGTATTTGTCATTTATGTATGTATGCCTGAGCTTTCTTGTGCAGGGATTACATTGTTATTTATTTGTGTacgtctacatgtatatgtacaaaaAAGATGTGCATTGTGTGTTTTAGCCTGTTTCTGCTCGggtaaaaagcatttaaaagaATGTAAAACTCTGCTTTGCACTGAACTCAAGATGCTGTATGATGAAGTAAAATGCTACGAGTACAATGGTGATGTTATTCTTAGAATATAATGCTTGCAACGATCTGATTTGGCTAGATTTCAGCCAATGATAATATCTGGGGGTTTGTGTGCAAGGCCATGAAGCGTACATTTACCCCTGATTTGCTCAGGATGGACAGTAGCGTAGCCCACACAAGGATAACTGACGCAGCGTTACCCAGCTTGAGCAGTAAACAGGCACTGTGTAAACAACTTAACAAGATATTGAGAGCAGAACCGTAACGTCATTCATCCTGGCCttaatatgaataacaccctaTTAAATCAACTACGCTGCTATTCCTTCTATTTTGTTATTGTCAATGTGTCAATGCCACAATTCTCAACTAGGGCATAACAGTTTActcattttgatattgattttctttATTGTCACACTTCTGATTAGAATTAGAATCATGACATTAggttttatgattttttttgattttttggttGCCAATCCAGTAGCATGCGCACTGTGTAAAAAGTTCCATTTCACATTCCAGAAGAAGAGTGAAAATGAAGGTATTGGGTACTCAACTCTCAGGACTGTCCTGATGTGATTCTCATATTCTCTTTTACAGACATCAAGTCAAAGTTTCCATTAGTATGTCAGTTTGCGGCACCCCTGTCGGAAGACTCGCACAGCCGGCCAGAGGTGCGTAtccatgcatgcatgttgtGACCACTTGGCATTTCCCTGCAAGATATCATGCTCCCCGGGTTTCTTGTATGCCTTTGGTACCTTGCTCTTCAGCAGAGGTAAAGTAGGAGAATAGCCAGCCGCTAATATGCTAGTCGCTAAAGCAGGTAGATTCCTAAGGCTAGAACTGCTAAACCTGCCAAGTAAATAAAAAAGTTGTATATCAGACGTAGGTTGCTAAAAATAGCTTGTTAAGCTTCAAGGTGGTTACgaaagttttttcaattttgttttcctGTCTCGGTAGATTTCCAAAGATTGTTTGATATCTCCCAAAATACCCGACCAATTTCAATGTGGTTTGGACTGGGTTTTCACAAATCTTGTTTTCTTCTGGTAACAAAACGAAAAAAACCACCAATACTATGATGAACACAATCAAACTATATGTTACCAGACAAATTATAATGTT
This is a stretch of genomic DNA from Lineus longissimus chromosome 2, tnLinLong1.2, whole genome shotgun sequence. It encodes these proteins:
- the LOC135483863 gene encoding aspartate dehydrogenase domain-containing protein-like yields the protein MPSKRRIGVVGYGHLGQYLVDWVLGRDDMELAFVWNRTISAIEGKVDRKYILEDLAFFPARNADLIVEVAHPVITEEFGPKFLQAADFMVGSPTALAKQELEDSLCVAAKDHGLYIPSGAFWGGDDIQKMADRGTLQALKVTMTKHPISFKLSGDLKAKNEQVSDKPVTLYDGPVRALCPLAPNNVNTMAAASIAAHNLGFDRVQGCIVSDPGLTDWHIVEIDAWGPGNIEEGTAFHVHTVRKNPAKVGNVTGSATYASFASSLKRAFGQGPGVHLC
- the LOC135483864 gene encoding ribosome maturation protein SBDS-like — translated: MSNIFTPTNQKRLTNVAVVRMKKAGKRFEIACYPNKVMPWRNKVEKDIDEVLQTPAVFMNVSKGQGAKSDDLKRAFGTDNQKEICLQILAKGELQVTEKERQQQLESMFRDIATIVANMCVNPENKRPYTVTLIERAMKDIHYSVKPTKSTKQQALEVIKKLKETETFEIQRAQMRVRVSIPVRDIKKLKSKLKDIASKVEEERMDEGLEMVLLIDPGCFREINDLIQAETKGKGQIEMLNLKEMEEGDEKL